The Chlorocebus sabaeus isolate Y175 chromosome 1, mChlSab1.0.hap1, whole genome shotgun sequence genome includes a region encoding these proteins:
- the USP35 gene encoding ubiquitin carboxyl-terminal hydrolase 35 isoform X2 codes for MDKILEAVVTSSYPVSVKQGLVRRVLEAARQPLEREQCLALLALGARLYVGGAEELPRRVGCQLLHVAGRHHPDVFAEFFSARRVLRLLQGGAGPPGPRALACVQLGLQLLPEGPAADEVFALLRREVLRTVCERPGPAACAQVARLLARHPRCVPDGPHRLLFCQQLVRCLGRFRCPAEGEEGAVEFLEQAQQVSGLLAQLWRAQPAAILPCLKELFAVISCTEEEPPSSALASVVQHLPLELMDGVVRNLSNDDSVTDSQMLTAISRMIDWVSWPLGKNIDKWIIALLKGLAAVKKFSILIEVSLTKIEKVFSKLLYPIVRGAALSVLKYMLLTFQHSHEAFHLLLPHIPRMVASLVKEDSNSGTSCLEQLSELVHCMVFRFPGFPDLYEPVMEAIKDLHVPNEDRIKQLLGQDAWTSQKSELAGFYPRLMAKSDTGKIGLINLGNTCYVNSILQALFMASDFRHCVLRLTENNSQPLMTKLQWLFGFLEHSQRPAISPENFLSASWTPWFSPGTQQDCSEYLKYLLDRLHEEEKTGTRICQKLKQSSSPSLPEEPPAPSSTSVEKMFGGKIVTRICCLCCLNISSREEAFTDLSLAFPPPERCRRRRLGSVMRPPGDITAQELLPTASAQGPGRVGPRRQRKHCITGDTPPTSLDIEGLDSKEAGGQSSQEEKDAEKVVELSQGPRYLILTLLRFSFDLRTMRRRKILDDVSIPLLLRLPLAGGRGQAYDLCSVVVHSGVSSESGHYYCYAREGAARPAPSLGTADRPEPENQWYLFNDTRVSFSSFESVSNVTSFFPKDTAYVLFYRQRPREGPEAESGSSRVRTEPTLHKDLMEAISKDNILYLQEQEKEARSRAAYISALPTSPHWGRGFDEDKDEDEGSPGGCNPAGGNGGDFHRLVF; via the exons ATGGACAAGATCTTGGAGGCGGTGGTGACGTCGTCATACCCGGTCAGCGTGAAGCAGGGGCTGGTTCGGCGCGTGCTGGAGGCGGCGCGGCAGCCTCTGGAGCGTGAGCAGTGCCTGGCGCTGCTGGCGCTGGGCGCGCGCCTCTATGTGGGCGGCGCGGAGGAGCTACCGCGCCGCGTGGGCTGCCAGCTGCTGCACGTGGCCGGCCGCCACCACCCCGACGTCTTCGCAGAGTTCTTCAGCGCGCGCCGCGTGCTGCGCCTGCTGCAGGGTGGCGCCGGCCCCCCGGGCCCCCGCGCGCTCGCCTGCGTGCAGCTGGGTCTGCAGCTGCTGCCCGAGGGGCCCGCGGCTGACGAGGTGTTCGCGCTGCTGCGGCGAGAGGTGCTGCGCACCGTGTGCGAGCGCCCGGGGCCCGCGGCCTGCGCGCAGGTGGCACGGCTGCTGGCGCGCCACCCGCGCTGTGTGCCCGACGGCCCCCACCGCCTACTCTTCTGTCAGCAACTGGTGCGTTGCCTCGGCCGCTTCCGCTGCCCAGCCGAGGGCGAGGAGGGCGCCGTGGAGTTCCTGGAGCAGGCCCAGCAGGTGAGCGGGCTCCTGGCGCAGTTGTGGCGCGCACAGCCCGCCGCCATCCTTCCCTGCCTCAAAGAGCTGTTCGCGGTCATCTCCTGCACAG AGGAGGAGCCACCATCTAGTGCCTTGGCCAGCGTGGTCCAGCACCTCCCATTGGAGCTCATGGATGGTGTTGTCCGGAACCTCAGCAATGATGACAGTGTGACGGACTCGCAGATGCTGACTGCCATCAGCAG GATGATTGACTGGGTGTCCTGGCCCCTGGGGAAGAACATTGACAAGTGGATCATTGCACTGCTGAAGGGCCTGGCTGCTGTTAAGAAGTTCAGCATCTTGATCGAGGTTTCGCTCACCAAAATTGAGAAG gttttctctaAGCTGCTGTACCCCATCGTCCGGGGAGCTGCCCTGTCTGTGCTCAAGTACATGCTCCTGACCTTCCAGCACTCCCACGAAGCCTTCCATCTG CTCCTCCCTCACATCCCCCGCATGGTGGCCTCTCTGGTCAAGGAGGACTCGAACTCGGGGACCAGCTGCCTGGAGCAGCTGTCAGAGCTGGTCCACTGCATGGTGTTCCGGTTCCCGGGCTTCCCGGATCTGTATGAGCCTGTCATGGAGGCCATCAAG GACCTCCATGTTCCCAATGAGGACCGCATCAAGCAGCTGCTAGGGCAGGATGCCTGGACTTCGCAGAAGAGCGAGCTGGCAGGTTTCTATCCCCGGCTCATGGCCAAGTCAGACACAGGCAAGATTGGTCtcatcaacctgggcaacacgtgCTACGTCAACAGCATCCTTCAGGCCTTGTTCATGGCATCTGA CTTCAGACACTGTGTGCTCCGCTTGACTGAGAACAACTCACAGCCGCTGATGACCAAGCTGCAGTGGCTCTTTGGCTTCCTAGAGCACAGCCAG CGGCCTGCCATTTCCCCAGAGAACTTCCTTTCTGCATCCTGGACGCCCTGGTTCAGCCCTGGCACCCAGCAGGACTGCTCGGAGTATCTGAAGTACCTGCTGGATCG GCTGCACGAAGAGGAGAAAACAGGCACAAGGATCTGCCAGAAACTCAAGCAGTCCAGCTCGCCCTCCCTGCCCGAGGAGCCGCCGGCCCCAAGTTCAACCTCTGTGGAGAAAATGTTTGGAGGCAAGATAGTGACTCGAATCTGCTGTCTCTGCTGCCTCAACATCTCCTCCCGGGAGGAGGCCTTCACGGACCTCTCTCTCGCCTTTCCTCCTCCTGAGCGCTGTCGCCGCCGCCGCCTGGGCTCTGTGATGCGCCCTCCAGGAGACATCACAGCCCAGGAGTTGCTCCCAACAGCCAGTGCacaggggccaggcagggtgggtCCTCGGAGGCAAAGGAAACACTGCATCACAGGGGACACCCCTCCCACCAGCCTGGACATTGAAGGCCTGGACTCCAAGGAAGCTGGTGGGCAGAGCAGTCAGGAGGAAAAG GATGCCGAGAAGGTGGTGGAGCTGAGCCAAGGGCCGCGCTACCTCATCCTCACACTGCTGCGCTTCTCCTTTGACCTGCGCACCATGCGGCGCCGCAAGATCCTGGATGATGTCTCCATCCCCCTGCTGCTCCGCCTACCACTGGCTGGTGGCCGGGGCCAGGCCTATGACCTCTGCAGCGTTGTGGTACACTCTGGAGTGTCTTCGGAGAGTGGTCACTACTACTGCTATGCCCGCGAGGGCGCTGCCCGCCCTGCCCCTTCTCTGGGAACTGCCGATAGGCCAGAGCCCGAGAACCAGTGGTACCTGTTCAATGACACTAGGGTGTCCTTCTCTTCCTTCGAATCTGTCAGCAACGTCACCTCCTTCTTCCCCAAGGACACAGCCTATGTGCTCTTTTACCGGCAGCGGCCCAGGGAAGGGCCCGAGGCTGAGTCGGGCTCTTCTAGAGTCCGGACAGAGCCCACCCTGCACAAGGACTTGATGGAAGCCATTTCCAAAGACAACATCCTTTACCTACAG GAGCAGGAGAAGGAGGCCCGGAGCAGGGCGGCCTACATCTCTGCACTCCCCACATCTCCGCACTGGGGGAGGGGCTTTGATGAAGACAAGGATGAGGATGAAGGCTCTCCAGGGGGCTGCAATCCTGcaggtggtaatggtggtgactTCCACAGACTGGTCTTCTGA
- the USP35 gene encoding ubiquitin carboxyl-terminal hydrolase 35 isoform X1 — MDKILEAVVTSSYPVSVKQGLVRRVLEAARQPLEREQCLALLALGARLYVGGAEELPRRVGCQLLHVAGRHHPDVFAEFFSARRVLRLLQGGAGPPGPRALACVQLGLQLLPEGPAADEVFALLRREVLRTVCERPGPAACAQVARLLARHPRCVPDGPHRLLFCQQLVRCLGRFRCPAEGEEGAVEFLEQAQQVSGLLAQLWRAQPAAILPCLKELFAVISCTEEEPPSSALASVVQHLPLELMDGVVRNLSNDDSVTDSQMLTAISRMIDWVSWPLGKNIDKWIIALLKGLAAVKKFSILIEVSLTKIEKVFSKLLYPIVRGAALSVLKYMLLTFQHSHEAFHLLLPHIPRMVASLVKEDSNSGTSCLEQLSELVHCMVFRFPGFPDLYEPVMEAIKDLHVPNEDRIKQLLGQDAWTSQKSELAGFYPRLMAKSDTGKIGLINLGNTCYVNSILQALFMASDFRHCVLRLTENNSQPLMTKLQWLFGFLEHSQRPAISPENFLSASWTPWFSPGTQQDCSEYLKYLLDRLHEEEKTGTRICQKLKQSSSPSLPEEPPAPSSTSVEKMFGGKIVTRICCLCCLNISSREEAFTDLSLAFPPPERCRRRRLGSVMRPPGDITAQELLPTASAQGPGRVGPRRQRKHCITGDTPPTSLDIEGLDSKEAGGQSSQEEKVERDEEGKEEGTEKEEAGEEEEESTRGEEEREKEEEVEEKVEKETEKEAEQEKEEDSLGAGSHVDAAIPSGEQMCGSEGSRSVLDLVNYFLSPEKLTAENRYYCESCASLQDAEKVVELSQGPRYLILTLLRFSFDLRTMRRRKILDDVSIPLLLRLPLAGGRGQAYDLCSVVVHSGVSSESGHYYCYAREGAARPAPSLGTADRPEPENQWYLFNDTRVSFSSFESVSNVTSFFPKDTAYVLFYRQRPREGPEAESGSSRVRTEPTLHKDLMEAISKDNILYLQEQEKEARSRAAYISALPTSPHWGRGFDEDKDEDEGSPGGCNPAGGNGGDFHRLVF, encoded by the exons ATGGACAAGATCTTGGAGGCGGTGGTGACGTCGTCATACCCGGTCAGCGTGAAGCAGGGGCTGGTTCGGCGCGTGCTGGAGGCGGCGCGGCAGCCTCTGGAGCGTGAGCAGTGCCTGGCGCTGCTGGCGCTGGGCGCGCGCCTCTATGTGGGCGGCGCGGAGGAGCTACCGCGCCGCGTGGGCTGCCAGCTGCTGCACGTGGCCGGCCGCCACCACCCCGACGTCTTCGCAGAGTTCTTCAGCGCGCGCCGCGTGCTGCGCCTGCTGCAGGGTGGCGCCGGCCCCCCGGGCCCCCGCGCGCTCGCCTGCGTGCAGCTGGGTCTGCAGCTGCTGCCCGAGGGGCCCGCGGCTGACGAGGTGTTCGCGCTGCTGCGGCGAGAGGTGCTGCGCACCGTGTGCGAGCGCCCGGGGCCCGCGGCCTGCGCGCAGGTGGCACGGCTGCTGGCGCGCCACCCGCGCTGTGTGCCCGACGGCCCCCACCGCCTACTCTTCTGTCAGCAACTGGTGCGTTGCCTCGGCCGCTTCCGCTGCCCAGCCGAGGGCGAGGAGGGCGCCGTGGAGTTCCTGGAGCAGGCCCAGCAGGTGAGCGGGCTCCTGGCGCAGTTGTGGCGCGCACAGCCCGCCGCCATCCTTCCCTGCCTCAAAGAGCTGTTCGCGGTCATCTCCTGCACAG AGGAGGAGCCACCATCTAGTGCCTTGGCCAGCGTGGTCCAGCACCTCCCATTGGAGCTCATGGATGGTGTTGTCCGGAACCTCAGCAATGATGACAGTGTGACGGACTCGCAGATGCTGACTGCCATCAGCAG GATGATTGACTGGGTGTCCTGGCCCCTGGGGAAGAACATTGACAAGTGGATCATTGCACTGCTGAAGGGCCTGGCTGCTGTTAAGAAGTTCAGCATCTTGATCGAGGTTTCGCTCACCAAAATTGAGAAG gttttctctaAGCTGCTGTACCCCATCGTCCGGGGAGCTGCCCTGTCTGTGCTCAAGTACATGCTCCTGACCTTCCAGCACTCCCACGAAGCCTTCCATCTG CTCCTCCCTCACATCCCCCGCATGGTGGCCTCTCTGGTCAAGGAGGACTCGAACTCGGGGACCAGCTGCCTGGAGCAGCTGTCAGAGCTGGTCCACTGCATGGTGTTCCGGTTCCCGGGCTTCCCGGATCTGTATGAGCCTGTCATGGAGGCCATCAAG GACCTCCATGTTCCCAATGAGGACCGCATCAAGCAGCTGCTAGGGCAGGATGCCTGGACTTCGCAGAAGAGCGAGCTGGCAGGTTTCTATCCCCGGCTCATGGCCAAGTCAGACACAGGCAAGATTGGTCtcatcaacctgggcaacacgtgCTACGTCAACAGCATCCTTCAGGCCTTGTTCATGGCATCTGA CTTCAGACACTGTGTGCTCCGCTTGACTGAGAACAACTCACAGCCGCTGATGACCAAGCTGCAGTGGCTCTTTGGCTTCCTAGAGCACAGCCAG CGGCCTGCCATTTCCCCAGAGAACTTCCTTTCTGCATCCTGGACGCCCTGGTTCAGCCCTGGCACCCAGCAGGACTGCTCGGAGTATCTGAAGTACCTGCTGGATCG GCTGCACGAAGAGGAGAAAACAGGCACAAGGATCTGCCAGAAACTCAAGCAGTCCAGCTCGCCCTCCCTGCCCGAGGAGCCGCCGGCCCCAAGTTCAACCTCTGTGGAGAAAATGTTTGGAGGCAAGATAGTGACTCGAATCTGCTGTCTCTGCTGCCTCAACATCTCCTCCCGGGAGGAGGCCTTCACGGACCTCTCTCTCGCCTTTCCTCCTCCTGAGCGCTGTCGCCGCCGCCGCCTGGGCTCTGTGATGCGCCCTCCAGGAGACATCACAGCCCAGGAGTTGCTCCCAACAGCCAGTGCacaggggccaggcagggtgggtCCTCGGAGGCAAAGGAAACACTGCATCACAGGGGACACCCCTCCCACCAGCCTGGACATTGAAGGCCTGGACTCCAAGGAAGCTGGTGGGCAGAGCAGTCAGGAGGAAAAGGTAGAGAGGgatgaagaagggaaggaggagggaacgGAGAAGGAAGAAgcgggggaggaggaggaggaaagcaccagaggggaggaagagagggagaaagaggaggaggtggaagagaaggtggagaaggagacagaaaaggaggctgagcaggaaaaggaagaagacagCCTGGGAGCGGGGAGCCACGTGGATGCTGCCATCCCCTCCGGGGAGCAGATGTGTGGCTCTGAGGGCTCCCGCTCTGTCCTGGACCTGGTCAACTACTTCCTGTCCCCTGAGAAGCTGACAGCAGAAAACCGCTACTACTGCGAGTCGTGTGCCTCCTTGCAGGATGCCGAGAAGGTGGTGGAGCTGAGCCAAGGGCCGCGCTACCTCATCCTCACACTGCTGCGCTTCTCCTTTGACCTGCGCACCATGCGGCGCCGCAAGATCCTGGATGATGTCTCCATCCCCCTGCTGCTCCGCCTACCACTGGCTGGTGGCCGGGGCCAGGCCTATGACCTCTGCAGCGTTGTGGTACACTCTGGAGTGTCTTCGGAGAGTGGTCACTACTACTGCTATGCCCGCGAGGGCGCTGCCCGCCCTGCCCCTTCTCTGGGAACTGCCGATAGGCCAGAGCCCGAGAACCAGTGGTACCTGTTCAATGACACTAGGGTGTCCTTCTCTTCCTTCGAATCTGTCAGCAACGTCACCTCCTTCTTCCCCAAGGACACAGCCTATGTGCTCTTTTACCGGCAGCGGCCCAGGGAAGGGCCCGAGGCTGAGTCGGGCTCTTCTAGAGTCCGGACAGAGCCCACCCTGCACAAGGACTTGATGGAAGCCATTTCCAAAGACAACATCCTTTACCTACAG GAGCAGGAGAAGGAGGCCCGGAGCAGGGCGGCCTACATCTCTGCACTCCCCACATCTCCGCACTGGGGGAGGGGCTTTGATGAAGACAAGGATGAGGATGAAGGCTCTCCAGGGGGCTGCAATCCTGcaggtggtaatggtggtgactTCCACAGACTGGTCTTCTGA